A genomic stretch from Methylorubrum extorquens includes:
- the tolQ gene encoding membrane spanning protein in TolA-TolQ-TolR complex (Evidence 2b : Function from indirect experimental evidences (e.g. phenotypes); Product type m : membrane component), which translates to MTPADAMQAAPVADMSLFGLFWQAHFVVKLVMVGLLGASIWCWSIIVDKTLLFRRTEAEMDAFEEAFWSGRSLEELYRSFNDRQPTGLGALFVAAMREWKRSFEGSGRQIHSLSQRIDKVLDVTIQREVERLDSRLLFLASIGSAGPYIGLFGTVWGIMTAFTSIAASKNTSLAVVAPGIAEALFATAIGLFAAIPAVLAYNKLQATVAKSQSRLEGFADEFSAILSRQIDERLSVAA; encoded by the coding sequence ATGACTCCAGCTGATGCCATGCAGGCCGCGCCCGTCGCAGACATGAGCCTGTTCGGCCTGTTCTGGCAGGCCCACTTCGTCGTGAAGCTCGTGATGGTGGGCCTGCTCGGCGCCTCGATCTGGTGCTGGTCGATCATCGTCGACAAGACGCTGCTGTTCCGCCGCACGGAAGCCGAGATGGACGCCTTCGAGGAGGCGTTCTGGTCCGGCCGCTCGCTCGAGGAGCTGTACCGCTCCTTCAACGACCGCCAGCCCACCGGCCTCGGCGCGCTGTTCGTCGCCGCCATGCGGGAGTGGAAGCGCTCCTTCGAAGGTTCGGGCCGGCAGATCCACTCGCTGTCGCAGCGCATTGACAAGGTGCTCGACGTCACGATCCAGCGCGAGGTCGAGCGGCTCGATTCCCGCCTCCTGTTCCTCGCCTCGATCGGCTCGGCCGGCCCCTATATCGGCCTGTTCGGCACGGTCTGGGGCATCATGACCGCCTTCACCTCGATCGCGGCCTCGAAGAACACCTCGCTCGCCGTCGTGGCGCCCGGCATCGCCGAGGCCCTGTTCGCCACCGCCATCGGCCTGTTCGCGGCGATTCCCGCGGTGCTCGCCTACAACAAGCTTCAGGCCACCGTGGCGAAGTCGCAGTCGCGGCTCGAAGGCTTCGCCGACGAGTTCTCGGCGATCCTGTCGCGGCAGATCGACGAGCGCCTCTCGGTCGCCGCCTGA
- a CDS encoding biopolymer transport protein ExbD/TolR (Evidence 2b : Function from indirect experimental evidences (e.g. phenotypes); PubMedId : 1644779, 2670903, 8063379; Product type m : membrane component): MGMTHGAAQGGGKRRRRGRRGHGAINEINMTPFIDVVLVLLIVFMVAAPMMTVGVPLDLPQSKASPLNSDVKPITISIRRTGEVYLGEVELKDDDIVPQLMQTSKTGTEERVFVRGDKRVDYGRVAQVMAIVTGGGFKKVALVTEPEAN, from the coding sequence ATGGGCATGACGCACGGCGCGGCACAGGGCGGCGGCAAGCGCCGCCGCCGCGGACGGCGCGGACACGGCGCCATCAACGAAATCAACATGACGCCGTTCATCGACGTCGTGCTCGTGCTGCTGATCGTCTTCATGGTCGCGGCCCCGATGATGACGGTCGGCGTGCCCCTCGACCTGCCGCAATCGAAGGCGAGCCCGCTCAATTCCGACGTCAAGCCGATCACGATCTCGATCCGCCGCACGGGCGAGGTCTATCTCGGTGAGGTCGAGCTTAAGGACGACGACATCGTGCCCCAGCTCATGCAGACCTCCAAGACCGGCACTGAGGAGCGGGTGTTCGTGCGCGGCGACAAGCGCGTCGATTACGGGCGCGTGGCCCAGGTGATGGCGATCGTGACCGGCGGCGGCTTCAAGAAGGTCGCCCTCGTCACCGAGCCGGAAGCGAATTAG
- the tolA gene encoding membrane anchored protein in TolA-TolQ-TolR complex (Evidence 2b : Function from indirect experimental evidences (e.g. phenotypes); PubMedId : 10404600, 2068069, 2687247, 8905232, 8978668; Product type m : membrane component) yields the protein MALRWPTSLTESFRNREPGVWISAAVHAVVLGAALFVVAAPVLPEGEEGVPVEVLTEQQFSELTRGELNAEKPENKPNRADRVAEKQEQREPENAKTDAPAAPTRTADTRLAAVDAMPLRADTADPVKEEAEAAAAKAEAAKAEAEKAAAAKAAEAKAKAEVKAKADAAAKAEAAKAEAAKAAEAKAAAAKAEAEKREELQKLVEHEQAEAEAAAKAAEAKAKARAEAKAKADAKAKAEAKAEAEAEAKAKAEAAAKAEAEAEHRKQVAEAKADADAKAKAEAAAKAKAKAMADARAKADAEAKARQQAELANRTSPGDSRETQTRAASQSTGSTGREVQRTASLGTASGTAQRLSPSLRGALVGMLQQQIERCYSAPPGATQGVVLPMLDIRLNPDGSLTTEPRVMRAGNNSVDQSIAQAALRAVRRCAPFKIPAQYAPYYNDWKAINAEFEFSPV from the coding sequence GTGGCTCTGCGCTGGCCCACTTCCCTCACCGAGTCTTTTCGAAATCGCGAACCCGGCGTCTGGATCTCGGCCGCGGTCCATGCCGTCGTGCTGGGCGCCGCCCTGTTCGTCGTCGCCGCGCCGGTCCTGCCGGAAGGGGAGGAGGGCGTGCCGGTCGAGGTGCTGACCGAGCAGCAATTCTCCGAATTGACCCGTGGCGAGCTTAACGCGGAAAAGCCCGAGAACAAGCCGAACCGCGCCGATCGCGTGGCGGAAAAGCAGGAGCAGCGCGAGCCCGAGAACGCCAAGACCGACGCGCCGGCCGCGCCCACCCGCACCGCCGATACCCGGCTCGCCGCCGTCGATGCGATGCCGCTGCGGGCCGACACCGCCGACCCGGTGAAGGAAGAGGCGGAGGCCGCCGCGGCCAAGGCGGAAGCCGCCAAGGCCGAAGCCGAGAAGGCGGCCGCAGCCAAGGCCGCCGAGGCGAAGGCCAAGGCCGAGGTCAAAGCGAAGGCGGATGCCGCCGCCAAGGCCGAAGCGGCGAAGGCTGAGGCTGCGAAGGCGGCCGAAGCGAAGGCGGCCGCCGCAAAGGCGGAGGCCGAGAAGCGCGAAGAATTGCAGAAGCTGGTCGAGCACGAACAGGCGGAGGCCGAAGCCGCGGCCAAGGCCGCCGAGGCGAAGGCCAAGGCGCGCGCCGAGGCCAAGGCGAAGGCCGACGCTAAGGCAAAAGCAGAGGCCAAGGCCGAGGCGGAAGCCGAAGCGAAGGCCAAGGCCGAAGCGGCCGCCAAAGCCGAGGCAGAGGCCGAGCACCGCAAGCAGGTCGCCGAAGCCAAAGCGGACGCCGATGCGAAGGCAAAAGCCGAAGCCGCCGCGAAAGCCAAGGCCAAGGCGATGGCCGACGCAAGAGCGAAGGCTGATGCCGAGGCCAAGGCGCGCCAGCAGGCGGAACTCGCCAACAGGACCAGCCCGGGCGACAGCCGCGAGACGCAAACCCGCGCCGCCTCGCAATCGACCGGCTCGACCGGCCGCGAAGTGCAGCGCACGGCCTCGCTCGGCACGGCCTCCGGCACCGCCCAGCGCCTGTCGCCGTCGTTGCGCGGCGCTCTCGTGGGCATGCTGCAACAGCAGATCGAGCGGTGCTACTCGGCGCCGCCCGGCGCGACGCAGGGCGTGGTGCTGCCGATGCTCGACATCCGCCTCAACCCGGACGGATCGCTCACCACCGAGCCGCGGGTCATGCGCGCGGGCAACAACTCGGTCGATCAGTCGATCGCCCAGGCGGCGCTGCGGGCGGTGCGGCGCTGCGCACCCTTCAAGATTCCGGCCCAGTACGCGCCGTATTACAACGACTGGAAGGCCATCAACGCCGAGTTCGAGTTCTCGCCCGTGTGA
- a CDS encoding protein of unknown function (Evidence 5 : Unknown function), with translation MLLGAARRDAGRGAADARHPPQPGRIAHHRAAGHARGQQLGRSVDRPGGAAGGAALRTLQDSGPVRAVLQRLEGHQRRVRVLARVIRRLDPPIHRVIGLSVSHSPNDLDLSHAWNSLHPAHPPAGAHGRARRPRPGAARRESGAGAASTPHRQRRLPADADRRRRLRR, from the coding sequence GTGCTACTCGGCGCCGCCCGGCGCGACGCAGGGCGTGGTGCTGCCGATGCTCGACATCCGCCTCAACCCGGACGGATCGCTCACCACCGAGCCGCGGGTCATGCGCGCGGGCAACAACTCGGTCGATCAGTCGATCGCCCAGGCGGCGCTGCGGGCGGTGCGGCGCTGCGCACCCTTCAAGATTCCGGCCCAGTACGCGCCGTATTACAACGACTGGAAGGCCATCAACGCCGAGTTCGAGTTCTCGCCCGTGTGATCCGCCGGCTCGACCCGCCGATCCACCGCGTCATCGGCCTTTCTGTCTCGCATTCCCCGAACGACCTGGACTTGTCCCATGCCTGGAACAGCCTTCACCCGGCGCACCCTCCTGCCGGCGCTCACGGCCGCGCTCGGCGTCCTCGCCCTGGCGCTGCCCGCCGCGAATCCGGCGCGGGCGCAGCTTCAACTCCGCATCGGCAGCGGCGCCTTCCAGCCGATGCCGATCGCCGTCGCCGACTTCGCCGGTGA
- the tolB gene encoding protein tolB precursor (Evidence 2b : Function from indirect experimental evidences (e.g. phenotypes); PubMedId : 10673426, 10735848, 8955385; Product type t : transporter) produces MPGTAFTRRTLLPALTAALGVLALALPAANPARAQLQLRIGSGAFQPMPIAVADFAGDASLGTLVASVITNNLRRSGYFTPLEKGRFPENPSFDAAPNFEAWKGAGVQALVTGRVGRDASGRLTVAFRLWDVASGQQITGQQYGTDVANARRTGHLVSDAVYTKVTGLGPWFDSRVAFVDESGPKENRRKRLMVMDQDGANVRALTGGGDVSVVAPRYSPAGQDIAFMTQAPGQQPKVQMIDLETGKRQTVGNFASMSASPRFSPDGRRLVMSVQQGGNADIVTVDIASKAQTPVTQGLAIDTSPSYAPDGSQIVFESDRGGSQQIYVMGADGSNPRRLSFGEGSASQPAWSPRGDLIAFTRQRKGGFAICVMKPDGSGERVLTEGFHNESPTFAPNGQYVMFFRDPGGQGGGKLYMVDITGKVEQPVPTPSFASDPTWSPLLSGK; encoded by the coding sequence ATGCCTGGAACAGCCTTCACCCGGCGCACCCTCCTGCCGGCGCTCACGGCCGCGCTCGGCGTCCTCGCCCTGGCGCTGCCCGCCGCGAATCCGGCGCGGGCGCAGCTTCAACTCCGCATCGGCAGCGGCGCCTTCCAGCCGATGCCGATCGCCGTCGCCGACTTCGCCGGTGACGCCAGCCTCGGCACGCTGGTCGCCAGCGTCATCACGAACAACCTGCGCCGCTCCGGCTACTTCACGCCGTTGGAGAAGGGGCGCTTCCCCGAGAACCCGAGCTTCGACGCGGCGCCGAACTTCGAGGCGTGGAAGGGCGCGGGCGTCCAGGCGTTGGTGACCGGCCGGGTCGGTCGCGACGCCTCGGGCCGGCTCACCGTCGCCTTCCGCCTGTGGGACGTGGCCTCGGGCCAGCAGATCACGGGTCAACAATACGGCACCGACGTCGCCAATGCGCGCCGCACCGGGCATCTCGTGTCGGACGCGGTCTACACCAAGGTCACCGGCCTCGGGCCGTGGTTCGACAGCCGCGTCGCCTTTGTCGATGAGTCCGGCCCGAAGGAGAACCGCCGAAAGCGCCTGATGGTGATGGATCAGGACGGCGCCAATGTCCGCGCGCTGACCGGGGGCGGCGACGTCTCGGTGGTGGCGCCGCGCTACTCGCCGGCGGGGCAGGACATCGCCTTCATGACCCAGGCGCCGGGCCAGCAGCCGAAGGTCCAGATGATCGATCTGGAGACCGGCAAGCGTCAGACGGTTGGCAACTTCGCCTCGATGAGCGCGAGCCCGCGCTTCTCACCGGACGGGCGCCGCCTCGTGATGAGCGTGCAGCAGGGCGGCAACGCCGATATCGTCACCGTCGATATCGCCTCGAAGGCGCAGACGCCGGTCACGCAGGGACTGGCGATCGACACCTCGCCGAGCTACGCGCCGGACGGCAGCCAGATCGTGTTCGAGTCCGACCGTGGCGGCTCGCAGCAGATCTACGTGATGGGCGCCGACGGCTCGAATCCGCGCCGGCTCTCCTTCGGCGAAGGCTCGGCCTCGCAGCCGGCCTGGTCGCCCCGCGGCGACCTCATCGCCTTCACCCGGCAGCGCAAGGGGGGCTTTGCCATCTGCGTGATGAAGCCCGACGGCTCGGGCGAGCGGGTGCTGACCGAGGGCTTTCACAACGAGAGCCCGACCTTCGCGCCGAACGGCCAATACGTGATGTTCTTCCGCGATCCCGGCGGGCAGGGCGGCGGCAAGCTCTACATGGTCGATATCACCGGCAAGGTGGAGCAGCCGGTACCGACCCCGTCCTTCGCCTCAGACCCGACCTGGTCGCCGCTGTTGTCGGGCAAGTAA
- a CDS encoding putative glutathione S-transferase (Evidence 3 : Putative function from multiple computational evidences; Product type e : enzyme), with the protein MAVTTAQPIELYTWSTPNGWKIPIMLEECGLPYRVVPVNIGKGEQMAPDFLSISPNNKIPAIVDPDGPGGTPISVFESGAILQYLGRKTGCLYPSDERARTAVDEWLFWQVGGLGPMLGQAHHFRIYAQEKIPYAIDRFTEEAKRLYGVLDRRLADHEYLADAYSIADIAALTWAKFHGKQGIAIEDLPNVRRWLDALLARPAVQRGLTAI; encoded by the coding sequence ATGGCGGTCACGACGGCGCAGCCGATCGAACTCTACACCTGGAGCACGCCGAACGGGTGGAAGATCCCGATCATGCTCGAAGAGTGCGGTCTGCCCTACCGGGTCGTGCCGGTGAACATCGGCAAGGGCGAGCAGATGGCGCCCGACTTTCTCAGCATCTCCCCCAACAACAAGATCCCGGCCATCGTCGATCCGGACGGGCCGGGCGGCACGCCGATCTCGGTGTTCGAGTCGGGTGCGATCCTGCAATATCTCGGGCGCAAGACCGGCTGCCTCTATCCGAGCGACGAGCGCGCCCGCACCGCGGTGGACGAGTGGCTGTTCTGGCAGGTCGGTGGACTCGGGCCCATGCTGGGGCAGGCCCACCATTTCCGCATCTACGCGCAGGAGAAGATCCCCTACGCCATCGATCGGTTCACGGAGGAAGCCAAACGCCTCTACGGCGTCCTCGACCGGCGGCTTGCCGACCACGAATATCTCGCCGACGCATACTCGATCGCCGATATCGCCGCGCTGACCTGGGCGAAGTTCCACGGCAAGCAGGGCATCGCGATCGAGGATCTGCCGAACGTCCGCCGCTGGCTCGACGCGCTGCTCGCCCGGCCGGCGGTCCAGCGCGGCCTCACCGCGATCTGA
- a CDS encoding protein of unknown function; putative exported protein (Evidence 5 : Unknown function): MFSRLLAAALLAAPLLLAQAATAKEAWNAPSAKETAKEQTAKEPSVAQSAARERQKKCGAEWRALSATEKTAQGPKWPQYYSKCVKRLKEQKA; encoded by the coding sequence ATGTTCTCTCGTCTCCTCGCCGCCGCCCTGCTGGCCGCGCCGCTCCTCCTCGCCCAGGCCGCAACGGCCAAGGAAGCCTGGAACGCGCCGAGCGCCAAGGAGACGGCCAAGGAGCAGACAGCAAAGGAGCCCAGCGTGGCCCAATCCGCCGCGCGCGAGCGGCAGAAGAAGTGCGGCGCCGAGTGGCGCGCCCTGTCCGCCACCGAGAAGACGGCCCAGGGGCCGAAATGGCCGCAATATTACAGCAAGTGCGTCAAGCGCCTGAAGGAACAGAAGGCCTGA
- a CDS encoding conserved protein of unknown function; putative membrane protein (Evidence 4 : Unknown function but conserved in other organisms) produces the protein MEREHRFLQRTVAVVAIVPVLAGLYGVLFGIDGIGGGTPVNVSADSHFRYLSGLLTGIGILFFTCVPGIEDKSRLFRFLTLVVVLGGLARLLGLSLTGVPSLTMLAALALELVVTPLLCLWQMRVARQARDQRQELAPGLETVR, from the coding sequence ATGGAGCGTGAACACCGCTTCCTGCAGCGCACGGTGGCGGTCGTCGCCATCGTCCCCGTCCTGGCGGGGCTCTATGGCGTGCTGTTCGGCATCGACGGCATCGGCGGCGGCACGCCGGTCAACGTCTCGGCCGACAGCCATTTCCGCTACCTGTCGGGCCTGCTGACCGGCATCGGCATCCTGTTCTTCACCTGCGTGCCGGGGATCGAGGACAAGTCGCGGCTGTTCCGCTTCCTCACACTCGTCGTGGTCCTCGGCGGGCTGGCGCGACTGCTTGGGCTTTCGCTCACCGGCGTGCCGTCGTTGACCATGCTCGCGGCGCTGGCCCTCGAACTCGTCGTCACGCCGCTGCTGTGCCTGTGGCAGATGCGGGTCGCGCGCCAGGCCCGGGACCAGCGGCAAGAGTTGGCGCCCGGCCTCGAGACGGTGCGGTGA
- a CDS encoding putative membrane protein; putative efflux transporter protein (Evidence 3 : Putative function from multiple computational evidences; Product type t : transporter): MSGAAQRTGGAGFGERLIDTLDRWVPQPAAWAFAIRIWLAMMLALYAAFWLQLDSASSAAVCVAILAQPKRGQALSKAGYRFLGTVVGGIVGIVLIALFGQDRVLLLVSFPCWLGLCVFVAQFLQDTRAYGAMLSGYTVAIIAVAHIDAPQTVFDAAIGRVAAMAVGIVAITFINDALASPSTWKALLPRLAAAHAAAKAFARERLTQGDPGPERTAALIRQIAPMRGDASAIAGELDDGVHRAAGARSAIAALYVLAAASRALTAAMSRIPEPGQRVREAQALALRAVSEGDESCSEALARDGERLRDLVDAGMCDAGATLDEIVALQRALDVVNAATFAEDGVRALSDGHEPLRHIALPTHRDFQVALRAALRVMIAFGLAAGLFILLGLPQSSFALVQVAATCSLSSVTPDPRKFAQGVLIGMPLAALCAGFILFVVLNGNQGFPLLAIAMAPPVFFGCLVSLHPPSFTIGFITLVFTPVLLAPENPQSYDPQTFLVNALLVVFAAVILFLTIRLVLPISASQHRAFALEEAREDLAEALAGEGGDATTRTSLNADRLFQFSAWNSGSGAVRRASLHHAFAVAQLEAAAARAHAQLRSLSEVRGLAPLIGRAREALAAAGSDDLDRAARALIGEARVQDRTVRMQLARAATDLATASRVIRRHGRFFRRLSLPNA; this comes from the coding sequence GTGAGCGGGGCGGCGCAGCGGACCGGCGGCGCCGGCTTCGGCGAGCGCCTGATTGACACCCTCGACCGTTGGGTGCCCCAACCCGCCGCCTGGGCCTTTGCGATCCGGATCTGGCTCGCCATGATGCTGGCGCTCTACGCCGCGTTCTGGCTCCAGCTCGACAGCGCGTCGTCGGCCGCGGTCTGCGTCGCCATCCTCGCCCAGCCCAAGCGCGGCCAAGCGCTGTCGAAGGCGGGCTACCGCTTCCTCGGCACGGTGGTCGGCGGCATTGTCGGCATCGTACTGATCGCCCTGTTCGGGCAGGACCGGGTGCTTCTGCTCGTCAGCTTCCCCTGCTGGCTCGGCCTCTGCGTCTTCGTCGCACAATTCCTGCAGGATACCCGCGCCTACGGGGCGATGCTCTCCGGCTACACCGTTGCGATTATCGCGGTCGCGCATATCGATGCGCCGCAGACGGTGTTCGATGCCGCCATCGGCCGCGTCGCGGCGATGGCCGTCGGCATCGTCGCGATCACCTTCATCAACGATGCGCTCGCCTCGCCGAGCACGTGGAAAGCCTTGCTCCCGCGCCTGGCCGCGGCCCATGCGGCGGCCAAGGCCTTTGCCCGCGAGAGGCTGACACAGGGCGATCCCGGCCCCGAGCGTACCGCCGCGCTGATCCGGCAGATCGCGCCGATGCGGGGCGACGCCAGCGCCATCGCCGGCGAACTCGACGACGGCGTGCATCGGGCCGCCGGCGCCCGCAGTGCCATCGCCGCGCTCTACGTCCTGGCCGCGGCGAGCCGGGCGCTCACGGCCGCGATGAGCCGCATCCCCGAACCCGGCCAGCGGGTGCGCGAAGCGCAGGCGCTCGCCCTGCGCGCGGTCTCGGAGGGGGACGAATCATGCTCCGAGGCGCTTGCCCGCGACGGCGAGCGGCTGCGCGACCTCGTGGATGCCGGGATGTGCGATGCCGGCGCCACCCTCGACGAGATTGTGGCGCTCCAGCGCGCCCTGGACGTCGTCAACGCCGCGACCTTCGCCGAGGACGGGGTCCGCGCCCTCTCGGACGGCCACGAGCCCCTGCGCCACATCGCCCTGCCGACCCATCGCGACTTTCAGGTCGCCCTGCGGGCGGCGTTGCGCGTGATGATCGCGTTCGGCCTCGCCGCCGGCCTGTTCATCCTGCTCGGGCTGCCGCAATCCTCCTTCGCCCTGGTTCAGGTCGCGGCGACCTGCTCGCTGTCCTCGGTCACGCCCGATCCGCGCAAGTTCGCGCAAGGCGTCCTGATCGGGATGCCACTCGCCGCCCTCTGCGCCGGGTTCATCCTGTTCGTGGTGCTCAACGGCAACCAGGGCTTTCCCCTGCTCGCCATCGCCATGGCCCCGCCGGTCTTCTTCGGCTGCCTCGTGTCGCTGCACCCGCCGAGCTTCACCATCGGCTTCATCACCCTCGTGTTCACGCCGGTGCTGCTGGCGCCGGAGAACCCGCAATCCTACGACCCTCAGACCTTCCTCGTGAACGCGCTGCTGGTCGTCTTCGCGGCGGTGATCCTGTTCCTGACGATCCGCCTCGTCCTGCCGATCTCCGCCTCGCAGCACCGTGCCTTCGCCCTCGAAGAGGCCCGTGAAGACCTCGCCGAAGCGCTCGCGGGGGAGGGCGGCGACGCCACCACGCGCACCAGCCTCAATGCCGACCGACTGTTCCAATTCTCGGCCTGGAACTCCGGCAGCGGCGCGGTGCGCCGGGCGAGCCTTCACCACGCCTTCGCGGTGGCGCAGTTGGAGGCCGCCGCCGCGCGAGCCCACGCGCAATTGCGCTCGTTGAGCGAGGTCCGCGGCCTCGCCCCGCTGATCGGTCGGGCGCGCGAGGCGCTGGCCGCCGCCGGCTCGGACGATCTCGACCGGGCGGCGCGCGCACTGATCGGCGAGGCGCGCGTGCAGGACCGCACCGTGCGCATGCAGCTCGCGCGTGCCGCGACAGACCTCGCGACCGCCTCGCGCGTTATCCGGCGGCACGGGCGCTTCTTCCGGCGCCTCTCCCTTCCCAACGCCTGA
- a CDS encoding conserved protein of unknown function; putative exported protein (Evidence 4 : Unknown function but conserved in other organisms): protein MQHDLAIGGILVSPFIAYALIAFALLVALRVVFRWIRFGRFVANPPLAEAGIYVCLLALVVVLL from the coding sequence ATGCAGCACGACCTCGCCATCGGCGGAATTCTGGTCTCGCCCTTCATCGCCTACGCGCTGATCGCCTTCGCGCTGCTGGTGGCCCTCCGGGTCGTGTTCCGCTGGATCCGGTTCGGGCGCTTCGTCGCCAACCCGCCTCTGGCGGAAGCGGGGATCTACGTCTGCCTTCTCGCGCTCGTGGTGGTGCTCCTGTGA
- a CDS encoding putative efflux pump component (Evidence 3 : Putative function from multiple computational evidences; Product type m : membrane component), whose protein sequence is MKRDDEGPAESPQQDHIPADATHSDEPLKAQGPAKALPIGRRRRGGRLLRLAATGLVLAFAAVAATIVWQFYVTAPWTRDGRVRVQVVNIAPQVAGTIVELRVTDNQEVKKGDVLYVIDPFDYQEAVVSAEAAIKNREADLSVKEAQSARRAALSTVSTSVEEKQQFAGTAKIAEAALETARSQLSQAKKNLERTQVRSTVNGRVTNLLLRVGDYAQTGTANARVIDTDSFWVDGYFEETKMAHIHVGAPAEMALMGYDATLKGTVESLTLGISTANAATSTQGLPNVDPVYTWVRLAQRVPVRIRIDHVPPEVTLVAGMTATVVVGDGREGQPSWVKTARDWIFGRPDRTEPVAQPKN, encoded by the coding sequence GTGAAACGCGACGACGAAGGGCCGGCCGAAAGCCCGCAACAGGATCACATCCCGGCCGACGCGACGCATTCCGACGAGCCGCTCAAGGCGCAAGGCCCGGCCAAGGCGCTTCCGATCGGACGGCGTCGGCGAGGGGGCCGCCTACTGCGGCTGGCCGCGACCGGCCTCGTCCTCGCCTTCGCAGCGGTGGCGGCCACCATCGTGTGGCAGTTCTATGTGACCGCGCCCTGGACACGCGACGGGCGGGTCCGCGTGCAGGTGGTCAACATCGCCCCGCAGGTCGCCGGCACCATCGTCGAGCTGCGAGTCACCGACAACCAGGAGGTGAAGAAGGGCGACGTTCTCTACGTCATAGACCCGTTCGATTATCAGGAGGCGGTGGTCTCGGCCGAGGCCGCGATCAAGAACCGCGAGGCCGACCTCTCGGTGAAGGAGGCGCAGTCGGCCCGGCGGGCCGCGCTCTCGACGGTCTCGACCTCGGTCGAGGAGAAGCAGCAATTCGCGGGTACCGCCAAGATCGCCGAGGCGGCGCTGGAGACCGCCAGGTCGCAGCTTTCGCAGGCGAAGAAGAACCTCGAACGTACGCAGGTGCGCTCGACGGTGAACGGGCGCGTCACCAACCTGCTGCTGCGGGTCGGCGACTACGCGCAGACCGGCACCGCCAACGCGCGGGTGATCGACACCGATTCCTTCTGGGTCGACGGTTATTTCGAAGAGACGAAGATGGCGCATATCCACGTCGGCGCCCCCGCTGAGATGGCGCTGATGGGCTACGACGCCACGCTGAAGGGCACGGTCGAGAGCCTGACGCTCGGCATCTCGACCGCCAATGCCGCGACGAGCACGCAAGGCCTGCCGAACGTCGATCCGGTCTATACCTGGGTGCGGCTCGCCCAGCGGGTTCCGGTGCGCATCCGCATCGACCACGTGCCGCCGGAGGTGACCCTGGTGGCGGGCATGACCGCGACGGTGGTGGTCGGCGACGGCCGCGAGGGCCAGCCGTCCTGGGTCAAGACGGCGCGCGACTGGATCTTTGGTCGTCCCGACCGGACCGAGCCCGTCGCACAGCCGAAGAACTGA